The following is a genomic window from Candidatus Rokuibacteriota bacterium.
AGGTCGCGGCCGATGAGCCGCGGAACCGCCCGTGCCCTGGCGACGAGCCGCTCGGGGTCGAGCTCCTCCGTCGTGATGACGCCCTCCTGGGCGCCGTGGTCCCTGAGGTGCCGGGTCAGCGCGCGGGTGTCGATCCCGTGGATCCCGACGATGCCGTGGTGCCTGAGGTAGTCATCCAGGGTCACCCGACCCCGCCACGAGGACGGCGCGCGTGAGGCCTCCTTCACGATGAACCCCTCCACCCATGGCCGGCGGGACTCCACGTCCTCGTCGTTCATCCCGTAGTTGCCAATGAGCGGGTAGGTCATGACCACTATCTGCCCCTTGTAGGAGGGGTCGGTCAGGATCTCCTGGTACCCGGTCATGGACGTGTTGAAGACGACCTCGCCGCGGGCCTCGCCCTGGGCGCCCAGAGACTCCCCCCTGAAGATGCGGCCGTCAGCAAGGGCGAGGAGCGCCGTCTTCCTCACGCGCCGAAGCCTCCCTTGATCACACGCTCCCACATCACGACCCGGCCGCCGCCGACGGTCATCCAGGGCATCCCGGTCACCTGCCACCCCGCGAACGGCGTGTTGCGGCTCTTAGAATGAAACCGTGCCGGCTCGATGGTAAGTTCCCGTCCGAGGTCGAGGATCGTGATGTCGGCCTGGCTCCCGAGGCCGAGGGTGCCGCCGGGAAGCCCGAAGGCCCGGGCCGGCCCGACCGTGAGGCGCGCGACCAGGCTCGGGAGGTCCAGGAGCCCGGGGCGGACGAGGCGGTCGAGGAGGAGCGACACCGCGGTCTCGAGCCCCACGATCCCGAACGCGGCGTGATCGTACTCGCCCTCCTTCTCCGCCTGGGCATGCGGGGCGTGGTCGGTGGCGATCGCGTCGATCGTGCCGTCGGCCAGGGCTTCCAGGAGCGCCTCCTGGTCGCGCTTGGGCCGGAGCGGCGGGTTCATCTTCGTATTCGGGTCGTAGCTCCGCACCGCCTCGTCGGTCAGGACCAGGTGGTGCGGCGTCACCTCCGCGGTGACCCGGACCCCGCGGGCCTTGGCGTCGCGGATCAGCCGAACGGCGCCGGCAGTGGAGAGGTGGGCGATGTGGACCGGCGTGCCGGTCAGCTCGGTCAGCACGATGTCCCGCGCCACCATGGCCTCCTCGGCTGCCGTGGGCATGCCTTTGAGCCCCAGCTCGGTCGAAACGGCGCCCTCGTGCATCACCCCGCCGGCCGCCAGGTTGAGGTCCTCGGCGTGGGAGATCACCGGCGTCCCGAAGGGGAGGATGTACTCCATGGCGCGGCGCAGCAGCCCCGAGTTCATGACGGGCTTGCCGTCGTCGGAGAACGCCACGCATCCGGCCTCGGCGAGCTCCCCCAGCTCGGCCAGCTCCTCGCCCTTGAGGTTTCGGGTCACGGCCCCGACGGGATACACACGCACCACGCCTTCCACTCTGGCCTTGGCCAGGATGTAGTCGGTGACGGCGCGGTTGTCATTGACCGGGAAGGTGTTGGCCATCGCGCAGACCGCGGTGAACCCGCCCGCCGCCGCGGCCCGCGTGCCGGTCGCGATGGTCTCCTTGTACTCGTAGCCGGGCTCGCGGAGGTGGGTGTGGAGATCGATGAACCCCGGACAGACGACCTTGCCC
Proteins encoded in this region:
- a CDS encoding dihydroorotase, which gives rise to MNLLIKGGRVIDPANGVDGVRDLLVQDGKIAACGPALAAPEATPTIDAGGKVVCPGFIDLHTHLREPGYEYKETIATGTRAAAAGGFTAVCAMANTFPVNDNRAVTDYILAKARVEGVVRVYPVGAVTRNLKGEELAELGELAEAGCVAFSDDGKPVMNSGLLRRAMEYILPFGTPVISHAEDLNLAAGGVMHEGAVSTELGLKGMPTAAEEAMVARDIVLTELTGTPVHIAHLSTAGAVRLIRDAKARGVRVTAEVTPHHLVLTDEAVRSYDPNTKMNPPLRPKRDQEALLEALADGTIDAIATDHAPHAQAEKEGEYDHAAFGIVGLETAVSLLLDRLVRPGLLDLPSLVARLTVGPARAFGLPGGTLGLGSQADITILDLGRELTIEPARFHSKSRNTPFAGWQVTGMPWMTVGGGRVVMWERVIKGGFGA